A single region of the Streptococcus sanguinis genome encodes:
- a CDS encoding DUF1273 domain-containing protein — translation MTSLLITGYKAFEIGVSTEKDMRINIIKEAAKRDLIRFLEEGVDWLVFMGNLGFESWVLDLANELKKDYEFQTATIFLFENQGENWNEANQAKLAAFKQTDFVKYAYPTYQNPSQFRDYNQFVIQNTDGAYLFYDEEQETKLKYLYQEMKKQEQYFIKKLTFDDLNEVAENFSGN, via the coding sequence ATGACCAGTCTACTAATAACAGGCTACAAAGCCTTTGAAATCGGCGTTTCGACGGAAAAAGATATGAGAATAAATATCATAAAAGAAGCCGCTAAGAGGGATTTAATCCGTTTTTTGGAAGAAGGAGTAGATTGGCTAGTTTTTATGGGCAATCTGGGCTTCGAGTCTTGGGTTTTGGATCTAGCTAATGAATTGAAAAAAGACTATGAATTTCAGACGGCAACCATCTTTCTCTTTGAGAATCAAGGTGAAAATTGGAACGAAGCCAATCAGGCAAAATTAGCTGCTTTTAAGCAAACCGATTTCGTCAAGTATGCTTATCCGACCTACCAAAATCCTAGTCAGTTTCGTGATTACAATCAATTCGTCATTCAAAATACAGACGGAGCCTACCTCTTTTATGATGAAGAACAGGAGACAAAACTGAAATATCTTTACCAAGAAATGAAAAAACAAGAACAATATTTTATCAAAAAATTAACATTTGATGACTTGAATGAAGTGGCCGAAAATTTTTCGGGAAATTAG
- a CDS encoding amino acid ABC transporter ATP-binding protein, producing the protein MINISYLSKTFSGQKVLDDLSLDIQKGEVVALIGSSGAGKSTFLRSLNYLEQPDSGKITIDGFKVDFSRISKDEILLLRRKLAMVFQQFNLFSRRTALENVKEGLLVVKKLSDQEATKIAKEELAKVGLSDRENHYPRHLSGGQKQRVALARALAMNPDVLLLDEPTSALDPELVGEVEKSIADAAKSGQTMILVSHDMSFVAQVADRVLFLDKGKIIESGTPDEIIHHPKEERTKEFFASYKRTYI; encoded by the coding sequence ATGATTAATATTTCATATTTAAGTAAGACTTTTTCAGGTCAAAAGGTTCTGGATGATCTCAGTTTGGACATTCAAAAAGGTGAAGTAGTGGCTTTGATTGGCTCTTCAGGTGCTGGGAAGTCAACCTTCCTCCGCAGCCTCAACTATCTGGAACAGCCTGATAGCGGAAAGATTACTATCGACGGCTTCAAAGTGGATTTTTCAAGGATTTCCAAAGATGAGATTTTGCTACTGCGCCGCAAGCTAGCCATGGTCTTTCAGCAGTTTAATCTCTTTTCCCGCCGGACAGCTCTGGAAAATGTCAAGGAAGGTCTGCTGGTAGTTAAGAAACTGTCTGACCAAGAAGCGACCAAAATAGCCAAGGAAGAATTAGCAAAAGTTGGCTTGTCAGACCGAGAAAATCACTATCCTAGACATTTGTCAGGCGGTCAGAAGCAGCGGGTTGCCTTAGCAAGGGCTTTGGCTATGAATCCAGATGTTCTTTTGCTAGACGAGCCGACCTCAGCCTTGGATCCCGAGTTGGTCGGAGAAGTAGAGAAATCAATCGCTGATGCAGCCAAGTCTGGCCAGACCATGATTCTGGTCAGTCATGATATGTCCTTTGTCGCTCAGGTTGCGGATAGAGTACTCTTTTTGGACAAGGGGAAAATCATAGAGTCTGGGACACCAGATGAAATTATTCATCATCCAAAGGAAGAAAGAACCAAGGAATTTTTTGCTAGTTACAAACGGACCTATATTTGA
- the recU gene encoding Holliday junction resolvase RecU, producing the protein MVNYPHKLKAKSSINRPVSGMINFANRGMSFEKMINESNNYYLSRGLAVIHKKPTPIQIVKVDYPHRSRAKIVEAYFRQASTTDYSGVYKGHYIDFEAKETRQKKSMPMKNFHSHQIEHMEAVLEQKGICFVLLHFSSLRETYLLPASYLIEFYKIDKGGKSMPLTYIQEHGYPIEMQQLPSIPYLEIIEQKLLGGIINE; encoded by the coding sequence ATGGTCAACTATCCGCATAAGCTAAAGGCAAAAAGCAGTATCAATAGGCCAGTTTCCGGCATGATTAACTTTGCCAATCGTGGGATGTCTTTTGAAAAGATGATCAATGAATCCAACAACTACTATCTAAGCAGAGGACTCGCTGTCATCCATAAAAAGCCCACCCCCATTCAGATTGTCAAGGTTGATTATCCGCACCGCAGCCGAGCCAAGATTGTAGAGGCTTACTTTCGGCAAGCTTCCACAACAGACTATTCTGGTGTCTACAAGGGCCATTATATTGACTTTGAAGCCAAGGAAACCCGACAGAAAAAATCGATGCCCATGAAAAATTTTCATTCGCATCAGATTGAGCATATGGAGGCAGTCCTTGAGCAAAAGGGCATCTGTTTTGTCTTACTGCATTTTTCCAGCTTAAGGGAGACTTACCTACTTCCCGCTTCTTATTTAATTGAGTTTTACAAGATCGACAAGGGAGGGAAGTCCATGCCTCTAACTTACATCCAAGAGCATGGTTATCCGATTGAAATGCAACAGCTTCCCAGCATCCCTTATCTTGAAATTATCGAACAAAAACTACTAGGTGGTATTATAAATGAATAA
- the gpsB gene encoding cell division regulator GpsB produces the protein MASIIFTAKDIFDQDFKREVRGYSKSEVDEFLDDIIKDYETYAALVKELREENRRLKEELAAKPVEKAPVQPTQPVQSTQATQSTVESFPQMTSATNFDILKRLNRLEKEVFGKQILDRE, from the coding sequence ATGGCAAGTATTATTTTTACAGCAAAAGATATTTTTGATCAGGATTTTAAACGCGAAGTACGCGGCTATAGTAAGTCCGAAGTGGATGAGTTTTTGGATGATATTATCAAGGATTATGAGACTTATGCAGCCTTGGTAAAGGAGCTGCGTGAGGAAAATCGCCGTCTCAAGGAAGAGTTGGCTGCGAAGCCGGTTGAAAAAGCACCGGTTCAGCCGACTCAGCCTGTCCAATCAACACAAGCGACTCAGTCGACTGTGGAAAGCTTCCCTCAGATGACTTCTGCGACTAACTTTGATATCTTGAAACGCTTGAACCGCCTCGAAAAGGAAGTATTCGGGAAACAGATTTTGGATCGTGAATAA
- a CDS encoding amino acid ABC transporter permease, with product MVVTTYLLTTGWYEEFLKIIPDGKLFSLRAVFEAIPGILQNLPITLLLTVGGAVFGIMLAMVFAVVKINRVKVLYPIQAFFVSFLRGTPLLVQLMLTYFGIPLLLKAINQKYGTSFNINEIPASVFAIVAFAFNEAAYASETIRAAILSVDLGEIEAARSLGMTNKQVYIRVIIPNAAVVATPSLINSLIGLTKGTSLAFSAGVVEIFAKAQAIAGADYRYFERFISVSLIYWAVNILIEQLGRWIEKMMDIKQPDNFESLQQAEGEGI from the coding sequence ATAGTGGTTACAACTTATCTTCTGACAACTGGTTGGTATGAGGAGTTCCTCAAGATTATTCCAGATGGTAAATTATTTAGTTTAAGGGCTGTTTTTGAGGCCATTCCTGGCATTTTGCAAAATCTGCCAATCACCCTTCTTTTAACGGTGGGCGGTGCAGTCTTTGGTATTATGCTTGCCATGGTTTTTGCTGTCGTCAAGATTAATCGGGTTAAAGTCCTGTATCCGATTCAGGCTTTCTTTGTCAGCTTTCTGAGAGGAACACCGCTGCTGGTCCAGCTCATGCTGACCTATTTTGGGATTCCTTTATTGCTCAAGGCCATCAATCAGAAGTATGGCACAAGCTTTAATATCAACGAGATTCCAGCGTCTGTCTTTGCGATTGTTGCCTTTGCTTTCAACGAAGCGGCTTATGCCAGTGAGACCATCCGGGCAGCAATCTTGTCTGTAGATCTGGGAGAAATCGAGGCTGCACGCAGCTTAGGAATGACCAACAAGCAGGTTTATATACGTGTCATTATCCCCAATGCAGCAGTGGTAGCGACGCCTAGTCTGATTAATTCCCTGATTGGCTTGACCAAGGGGACTTCTCTGGCCTTTAGTGCTGGTGTAGTGGAAATTTTTGCCAAGGCGCAGGCTATCGCAGGGGCAGACTACCGTTACTTTGAGCGTTTTATTTCGGTGTCGCTGATTTATTGGGCTGTCAATATTCTCATTGAGCAGCTTGGCCGATGGATTGAAAAAATGATGGATATCAAGCAGCCGGATAATTTTGAATCGCTTCAGCAAGCAGAAGGAGAAGGAATCTGA
- the nadE gene encoding ammonia-dependent NAD(+) synthetase, which yields MSLQEEIIAQLGVKPVIDPEEEIRKSVDFLKAYLRKHPFLKSYVLGISGGQDSTLAGRLAQLAVEEMRAETGDNGYRFIAVRLPYGVQADEDDAQKALAFIQPDVSLTVNIKESADAMTRAVEATGATVSDFNKGNIKARSRMIAQYALAGSYSGAVIGTDHAAENVTAFFTKFGDGGADILPLYRLNKRQGKQLLAALGADPALYEKVPTADLEEEKPGIADEVALGVTYNEIDDYLEGKSVSAQAQETIESWWHKGQHKRHLPITIFDEFWK from the coding sequence ATGAGCCTACAAGAAGAAATTATCGCTCAACTGGGCGTCAAACCAGTGATTGACCCGGAGGAAGAAATCCGCAAGTCGGTCGACTTTCTCAAGGCTTATCTAAGAAAGCATCCTTTTTTGAAAAGCTATGTCCTGGGAATTTCTGGTGGTCAGGACTCAACCTTGGCTGGCCGCTTGGCTCAGCTGGCTGTAGAAGAAATGCGGGCTGAGACAGGCGATAATGGCTATCGTTTTATCGCTGTCCGCCTGCCTTACGGTGTTCAGGCAGATGAAGATGATGCGCAAAAGGCTCTTGCTTTTATCCAGCCTGATGTCAGTCTGACAGTTAATATCAAGGAATCTGCTGATGCTATGACAAGGGCTGTAGAGGCAACGGGTGCCACAGTCTCTGATTTTAACAAGGGCAATATCAAGGCGCGTAGCCGTATGATTGCCCAGTATGCTTTGGCTGGTTCATACAGTGGGGCTGTCATTGGGACGGATCATGCAGCCGAAAATGTCACGGCCTTTTTCACCAAGTTTGGGGATGGCGGAGCAGATATCTTACCACTTTACCGTCTTAATAAACGTCAAGGCAAGCAGCTTTTGGCCGCCTTGGGAGCGGATCCGGCTCTCTATGAAAAGGTGCCGACAGCTGACTTGGAAGAGGAAAAACCTGGGATTGCGGATGAAGTCGCTCTAGGCGTGACCTACAATGAAATTGACGATTATCTTGAAGGTAAGTCCGTTTCAGCCCAAGCCCAAGAAACTATCGAGTCTTGGTGGCATAAAGGCCAGCACAAACGCCATTTGCCAATTACAATTTTTGACGAATTTTGGAAGTGA
- a CDS encoding DUF4059 family protein, with the protein MLDQIFALYIESLLYTAVGVGLIAGLWIGLRMIRRKDKTAKERQSHLYDVLLIVIMTIPVLSFATLGLLIVLKA; encoded by the coding sequence ATGTTAGATCAAATATTTGCACTTTATATCGAGAGTCTGCTTTATACAGCAGTCGGTGTAGGGCTCATTGCGGGTTTATGGATTGGACTGCGGATGATTCGCCGCAAGGACAAGACAGCCAAGGAGCGCCAGAGCCATCTGTACGATGTCCTTTTGATTGTCATTATGACGATTCCAGTCCTGTCTTTTGCGACGTTGGGCCTGCTCATTGTCCTAAAAGCTTAA
- a CDS encoding nicotinate phosphoribosyltransferase — protein MYPDDSLTLHTDLYQINMMQVYFKQNIHNKHAVFEVFFRKNPFNNGYAVFAGLERIISYLNNLTFSQSDLDYLQTLGYHGEFLDYLRNLKMSLTVRSVQEGDLVFANEPIVQVEGPLAQCQLVETALLNIVNFQTLIATKAARIRSVIEDEPLMEFGTRRAQEMDAAIWGTRAAVIGGANGTSNVRAGKLFDIPVLGTHAHALVQVYGNDYEAFKAYAGTHHNCVFLVDTYDTLRLGVPAAIRVARELGDKIKFLGVRIDSGDLAYISKKVRQQLDEAGFPDAKIYASNDLDENTILNLKMQKAKIDVWGVGTKLITAYDQPALGAVYKIVAIEDETGELRNTIKLSNNAEKVSTPGKKQVWRITSREKGKSEGDYITYDGLDVNGLEELEMFHPTYTYINKTVKDFDAVPLLVEIFQEGNLVYSQLSLTEIQAYARKEFDKLWDEYKRVLNPQDYPVDLARDIWQDKMDLIDQMRKKAYQTGAEK, from the coding sequence ATGTACCCAGATGATAGTTTAACTCTGCACACTGATTTGTACCAAATCAACATGATGCAGGTTTATTTCAAGCAAAATATTCACAACAAGCATGCGGTTTTTGAAGTTTTTTTCCGTAAGAATCCTTTTAATAACGGCTACGCGGTCTTTGCGGGCTTGGAAAGAATTATTTCCTATCTCAATAATCTGACCTTCAGCCAGAGCGATTTAGATTATTTGCAAACCCTGGGCTATCACGGAGAGTTTCTGGATTATTTGCGAAATCTCAAGATGAGCCTGACCGTAAGGTCTGTTCAGGAAGGTGATTTGGTTTTTGCCAATGAGCCAATTGTGCAGGTAGAAGGTCCACTGGCTCAGTGTCAGCTGGTTGAGACTGCTCTGCTCAATATCGTTAATTTTCAGACCCTGATTGCTACCAAGGCAGCCCGTATACGCTCTGTCATCGAAGATGAACCTCTGATGGAGTTCGGTACGCGCCGGGCCCAGGAAATGGATGCTGCTATTTGGGGGACCAGGGCTGCGGTGATTGGCGGAGCGAACGGTACCAGTAATGTCCGGGCTGGCAAGCTCTTTGATATTCCAGTCTTGGGAACGCATGCCCATGCTCTCGTTCAAGTCTATGGAAATGATTACGAAGCCTTTAAAGCTTACGCTGGGACTCATCATAACTGTGTTTTCCTAGTAGACACCTACGATACACTGCGTCTAGGTGTTCCGGCAGCCATTCGGGTGGCGCGTGAGCTAGGAGACAAGATTAAGTTTCTGGGTGTCCGCATTGATTCGGGAGACCTTGCCTATATTTCTAAGAAGGTTCGGCAGCAATTAGATGAAGCTGGCTTCCCTGATGCTAAGATTTATGCGTCCAATGATCTGGATGAAAATACCATTCTCAACTTAAAAATGCAAAAAGCTAAGATTGATGTCTGGGGTGTGGGAACCAAGCTCATTACAGCCTACGACCAGCCGGCTTTAGGGGCGGTTTATAAGATTGTTGCTATTGAAGATGAGACTGGTGAATTACGCAATACCATCAAGCTGTCCAATAATGCTGAAAAAGTTTCTACTCCAGGAAAGAAGCAGGTTTGGCGCATTACCAGCCGTGAAAAAGGGAAGTCTGAGGGTGACTACATTACCTATGATGGCCTTGATGTCAATGGCTTGGAAGAGCTGGAAATGTTCCATCCAACCTATACCTACATTAATAAGACAGTTAAGGATTTTGATGCTGTACCGCTTTTGGTGGAGATTTTCCAAGAAGGAAATTTGGTCTATTCTCAGCTGAGCCTGACCGAAATTCAAGCCTATGCCCGTAAGGAATTTGATAAACTTTGGGACGAGTACAAGCGGGTTCTCAATCCACAGGATTATCCAGTTGACCTGGCTCGAGATATTTGGCAGGATAAGATGGACTTAATTGACCAGATGCGCAAGAAAGCCTACCAGACAGGAGCAGAAAAATGA
- the trxB gene encoding thioredoxin-disulfide reductase, giving the protein MYDTIIIGAGPAGMTAALYAARSNLKVALLERGIPGGQMNNTADIENYPGYANISGPELAEKMFEPLENLGVEHLFGLVEKIEDRGDFKEIITEDERFEAKTVIIASGANHRHLGVPGEEDYNSRGVSYCAVCDGAFFRDEDLLVVGGGDSAVEEAIFLTRFAKSVTIVHRRDELRAQKVLQDRAFANEKIRFVWDSVVESIHGDERKVTGVTFKNVKTGETSRADFGGIFIYVGLDPVSEFAKGLGITDEAGWILTDHQMKTSVAGIYAVGDVRQKDLRQITTAVGDGAIASQEAYKYLTEQA; this is encoded by the coding sequence ATGTACGATACAATTATTATTGGAGCTGGGCCTGCCGGCATGACAGCTGCCCTCTATGCAGCCCGCAGCAACCTAAAAGTTGCCCTGCTGGAGCGTGGTATTCCTGGCGGTCAGATGAACAATACTGCTGACATTGAAAACTATCCAGGCTATGCCAATATCAGCGGTCCAGAGCTAGCAGAGAAAATGTTTGAGCCTCTGGAGAATCTGGGTGTTGAACATCTATTTGGCCTAGTAGAGAAAATTGAAGACCGAGGTGATTTCAAGGAAATCATCACAGAGGATGAGCGTTTTGAAGCTAAAACAGTCATCATTGCTTCTGGTGCCAATCATCGTCATCTGGGGGTTCCTGGCGAGGAAGACTACAACAGCCGCGGCGTTTCCTACTGTGCGGTCTGTGATGGCGCATTTTTCCGTGATGAAGATCTGCTGGTTGTCGGTGGTGGCGACTCGGCGGTAGAGGAAGCTATTTTCCTGACGCGCTTTGCAAAAAGTGTGACCATTGTTCACCGTCGTGATGAGTTGCGAGCACAAAAAGTGCTGCAGGATCGCGCCTTTGCCAACGAAAAGATTCGCTTTGTCTGGGATTCTGTGGTGGAAAGTATCCATGGTGATGAGCGTAAAGTGACTGGCGTAACCTTCAAGAATGTCAAGACAGGTGAAACTAGCCGAGCAGATTTTGGTGGCATATTTATCTATGTTGGCTTAGATCCTGTTAGTGAATTTGCTAAGGGCTTGGGCATCACTGATGAGGCTGGCTGGATTCTGACGGATCATCAGATGAAAACGTCAGTAGCAGGTATTTACGCTGTTGGTGATGTTCGCCAGAAAGACCTGCGCCAGATTACGACGGCTGTTGGCGATGGTGCTATTGCCAGTCAGGAAGCCTACAAATATCTTACAGAGCAAGCATAA
- the pepC gene encoding aminopeptidase C, whose translation MHSLEQDFTDKLYAAYEANPKFAAMENAISHNGLLTSLEKRSAAVENTPVFSLDLTKDKVSDQKASGRCWMFAALNTFRHKMIANFQLEDFELSQAHTFFWDKYEKSNWFLEQVLATADQELTNRKVKFLLDTPQQDGGQWDMVVSLFEKYGVVPKSVYPESISSSDSRELNQILNKLLRQDAQILRELAAEGAESAELQAKKEELLQEVFNFLAMNLGLPPRQFDFSYRDKDNHFHSESGLTPLTFYQKYVDLKLDDYVSIINAPTADKPYGRSYSVEMLGNVVGSKPVRYLNVEMDRLKELAIAQMQAGETVWFGSDVGQSSNRKEGVMAEGMHDFTASMDIGLTQDKAGRLDYSESLMTHAMVLTGVDLDENGKAKKWKVENSWGEKVGNKGYFVASDAWMDEYTYQIVVRKEFLTAAELAAYEAEPLVLSPWDPMGALAK comes from the coding sequence ATGCATTCGTTAGAACAAGATTTTACAGATAAGTTGTATGCTGCTTATGAGGCCAATCCCAAGTTTGCAGCAATGGAAAATGCTATCAGTCACAATGGCCTTTTGACTTCTTTGGAGAAGCGAAGCGCTGCCGTGGAAAATACACCAGTTTTTTCACTAGATCTCACGAAAGATAAGGTCAGTGACCAGAAAGCTTCAGGGCGCTGTTGGATGTTTGCAGCTCTTAATACTTTCCGCCACAAGATGATTGCGAACTTCCAATTGGAAGATTTTGAGCTATCTCAGGCCCATACCTTCTTTTGGGATAAATATGAAAAATCCAACTGGTTCTTAGAGCAGGTGCTGGCGACAGCTGACCAAGAATTGACTAATCGCAAGGTCAAGTTTCTCTTAGACACGCCTCAGCAGGATGGCGGTCAGTGGGATATGGTTGTTTCCCTCTTTGAGAAATACGGGGTCGTACCCAAGTCGGTCTATCCAGAGTCAATCTCTTCCAGTGACAGTCGCGAGCTCAATCAGATTCTCAATAAACTCCTGCGTCAAGATGCGCAGATTTTGCGAGAATTAGCAGCGGAAGGGGCAGAATCGGCTGAACTTCAGGCCAAGAAAGAAGAACTCTTACAGGAAGTCTTTAACTTTCTAGCTATGAATTTAGGATTGCCGCCTCGCCAGTTTGACTTTTCTTATCGCGATAAGGACAATCATTTCCATAGCGAGAGCGGATTGACACCTCTGACTTTCTATCAAAAATATGTCGATCTAAAGCTAGATGACTATGTTTCTATCATCAATGCGCCGACTGCAGACAAGCCTTATGGTCGGTCCTATTCAGTTGAGATGTTGGGCAATGTCGTTGGCAGCAAGCCCGTTCGTTATTTGAATGTTGAAATGGACCGACTAAAAGAGCTGGCTATCGCTCAAATGCAGGCTGGTGAGACCGTTTGGTTTGGCTCGGATGTTGGTCAGTCTAGCAATCGCAAGGAAGGTGTTATGGCAGAGGGGATGCACGATTTCACTGCCAGCATGGATATTGGACTAACTCAGGACAAGGCTGGCCGCTTGGACTATAGCGAAAGCCTCATGACCCACGCCATGGTCTTGACAGGGGTAGACTTGGATGAAAATGGTAAGGCTAAGAAATGGAAGGTCGAAAACTCTTGGGGTGAAAAGGTTGGTAATAAGGGCTATTTCGTAGCCAGTGACGCTTGGATGGACGAATATACCTATCAAATCGTCGTCCGAAAGGAGTTTCTGACAGCCGCAGAATTAGCTGCATATGAAGCAGAGCCTCTTGTCTTATCTCCCTGGGATCCCATGGGAGCTTTGGCAAAGTAA
- the pbp1a gene encoding penicillin-binding protein PBP1A — MNKQTLMQALKYLASALITLLMIGFVIGCLVFTYYAVKAPKLSEKDLIATTSSKIFDSNNNLIADLGAEKRVNAETSEIPTDLVNAIVAIEDHRFFNHRGVDFIRIAGALVSNIRGGRQGGSTLTQQLIKLSYFSTSSSDATLSRKIQEAWLAAQLERKATKQQILTYYVNKVYMSNSNYGMQTAARSYYGKDLKDLSLHQTALLAGMPQAPNQYDPYTHPEAATNRRNLVLREMHDLKYITDEQYEQAKNTPVTDGLQSLKASTSYPAYMDNYLKEVIEQVEEETGYNVLTTGMEVYTNVNTDAQKKLWDIYNTGDYVAYPDDEMQVASTVMDVQTGKVIAQLGSRNQSTNVSFGTNQAVETNRDFGSTMKPITDYAPALENEVYTSTAAPITDAPYNFPYSSTPVYNWDKKYYGGMTIQYAIQESRNVPAVKTLEAVGLDESLKFLNRIGINYPEMFYVNAFSSNTSKSGNEYGASSEKMAAAYAAFANGGTYYKPQYVNRVVFSDGTEKTFSNNGSKAMKETTAYMMTDMMKTVLQSGTGTNAAISGVYQAGKTGTSNYADDELAKLTKPYYYSSIVTPDELFVGYTPKYSMAVWTGYSNRLTPILDDGVKVATDVYREMMLYLAQDGSASEDWEMPDGLYRSGSYVYLNSGTGYNRYYNNQQYYNYSSYSSYSTEASSDTSASSEHSGDSNNNSSNHSDSSSGNGGDD; from the coding sequence ATGAATAAACAAACTCTTATGCAGGCTTTGAAATATCTTGCAAGTGCACTTATAACCCTGCTTATGATTGGATTCGTGATTGGCTGTTTGGTATTTACCTACTATGCGGTCAAGGCTCCTAAGCTTTCTGAAAAAGACCTAATCGCGACCACATCCAGTAAGATTTTTGACAGCAATAACAATTTGATTGCAGACCTAGGCGCTGAAAAGCGGGTCAATGCTGAAACAAGTGAAATTCCTACGGATTTGGTCAACGCCATTGTCGCCATTGAAGACCATCGCTTCTTCAATCACCGCGGGGTAGACTTTATTCGGATTGCAGGTGCCCTTGTTAGCAACATCCGCGGAGGTCGCCAAGGGGGATCAACTCTGACCCAGCAATTGATTAAGCTGTCCTATTTCTCAACCTCTTCTTCAGATGCGACTCTTTCACGTAAAATCCAAGAAGCTTGGCTGGCCGCTCAGCTTGAGCGTAAAGCAACCAAGCAGCAAATCTTAACCTATTATGTCAACAAAGTCTACATGTCTAACAGTAACTACGGTATGCAGACAGCAGCCCGAAGCTACTATGGCAAGGACCTAAAAGACTTGAGCTTACACCAAACAGCTCTACTGGCAGGTATGCCTCAGGCTCCTAACCAATATGACCCTTACACTCACCCAGAGGCTGCGACCAACCGTCGTAATCTGGTACTTCGTGAGATGCATGATCTCAAGTACATCACAGATGAGCAGTATGAGCAAGCTAAGAATACTCCTGTAACCGATGGACTTCAAAGCTTGAAAGCTTCCACTAGCTATCCTGCTTACATGGATAATTATCTTAAGGAAGTAATTGAACAAGTAGAAGAAGAGACTGGCTACAATGTCCTGACAACTGGTATGGAAGTCTATACAAACGTCAACACTGATGCCCAAAAGAAACTCTGGGATATTTACAACACAGGAGACTATGTAGCTTATCCAGATGACGAAATGCAGGTTGCGTCCACCGTTATGGATGTGCAAACTGGTAAAGTCATTGCCCAGCTCGGTTCTCGTAACCAATCTACCAATGTATCCTTTGGTACCAACCAAGCTGTTGAAACCAACCGTGACTTCGGTTCAACAATGAAGCCAATCACCGATTATGCTCCAGCTCTGGAAAATGAAGTCTATACTTCGACAGCCGCTCCTATCACGGATGCTCCATATAACTTCCCGTATTCCAGCACACCAGTCTACAACTGGGATAAGAAATACTATGGCGGGATGACGATTCAATACGCTATTCAGGAGTCCCGGAACGTTCCTGCCGTGAAAACGCTGGAAGCCGTTGGTCTGGATGAGTCTCTCAAGTTCCTAAATCGTATTGGGATTAACTATCCTGAAATGTTTTATGTTAATGCCTTTTCAAGTAATACCAGCAAATCCGGTAACGAGTACGGAGCCAGCAGTGAAAAAATGGCTGCTGCCTATGCTGCTTTTGCCAATGGCGGTACTTACTACAAACCTCAGTATGTCAATCGCGTCGTCTTCAGTGACGGAACGGAGAAGACCTTCTCCAACAATGGTTCCAAGGCTATGAAGGAAACGACAGCCTACATGATGACCGATATGATGAAAACAGTCTTGCAGTCTGGTACAGGTACAAACGCTGCTATTTCTGGTGTTTATCAGGCCGGTAAGACCGGTACCTCCAACTATGCTGACGATGAATTAGCTAAGTTGACCAAGCCTTACTACTATTCTAGCATTGTTACACCTGACGAGCTCTTCGTTGGTTACACGCCTAAGTATTCAATGGCTGTTTGGACCGGCTACTCTAACCGCCTGACACCAATTCTTGATGACGGGGTTAAGGTTGCAACAGATGTCTACCGCGAAATGATGCTTTACCTAGCTCAAGACGGCTCTGCTTCAGAAGATTGGGAAATGCCAGATGGTCTCTACCGCAGTGGCTCTTATGTCTACCTCAACAGTGGTACTGGCTATAACCGTTACTACAATAACCAGCAGTACTATAACTATTCTAGCTATAGCAGTTACAGTACAGAAGCTAGCTCTGACACATCAGCTTCCAGTGAGCATTCTGGTGATTCAAACAATAACTCTTCTAACCACAGCGACTCATCTTCCGGTAACGGTGGAGATGACTAG